One window of Blastocatellia bacterium genomic DNA carries:
- the nadB gene encoding L-aspartate oxidase, which translates to MRETEFIVIGSGIAGLRAAVELGRAGSVLILTKDELTESSTRYAQGGVAVALSDDDEIALHFEDTLRAGAGLCDPEAVRVLVEEGPHYVQELIEWGCRFDRTGDRLEFGREAAHSRRRIVHARGDATGREIVRTLLERLHDLPDVEILPHAFALRLLIQEGTCVGVQYVDTRARTSHTVRAHAVILTTGGAGHIYAQTTNPDVVTGEGMAMAYEAGALLADMEFVQFHPTALHWEGAPRFLLSEALRGEGGVLRNRFGERFMPRYHEQAELAPRDVVARAIVSELQRTQAACVYLDLTHLPSHFLRERFPRIYETCRRYGLDLTREWIPVSPAAHYFMGGVRTDLDGWTGIAGLFAAGEVSCTGVHGANRLASNSLLEGLVFGARAARRALATPPASTPAPLTWPELNPEEAAIDRAIAERIRTLMWEAVGLIRHGDALRSAINELERLRMTAPTLAARHIATVAWLVARAALFREESRGAHFRADFPTPDDAHWRCHSIQHRDRGIFTHPIGTEVFSQ; encoded by the coding sequence ATGCGCGAGACCGAGTTCATCGTGATCGGCAGTGGGATCGCCGGCCTGCGCGCGGCAGTGGAATTAGGGCGAGCGGGATCGGTCCTCATTCTCACCAAAGACGAGCTGACCGAATCGAGCACGAGGTACGCCCAAGGGGGGGTCGCCGTCGCCTTGAGCGACGACGATGAGATCGCCTTGCATTTCGAGGACACGCTGCGCGCGGGCGCTGGCCTGTGCGATCCCGAGGCCGTGCGCGTGCTCGTCGAGGAAGGACCGCATTACGTGCAGGAGCTGATCGAATGGGGCTGTCGCTTCGACCGAACGGGCGATCGGCTGGAATTCGGAAGAGAGGCCGCGCACTCCCGACGCCGCATCGTTCACGCGCGAGGAGATGCGACCGGACGCGAGATCGTGCGGACCTTGCTTGAGCGCCTGCACGATTTGCCGGACGTCGAAATTCTCCCTCATGCTTTCGCCCTACGTTTGCTCATTCAGGAAGGAACGTGTGTGGGCGTACAGTATGTGGATACGCGCGCACGCACGTCCCATACGGTCCGGGCGCATGCGGTCATCCTCACCACCGGAGGCGCCGGACACATCTACGCGCAAACGACCAACCCCGATGTCGTCACCGGTGAAGGGATGGCGATGGCGTATGAGGCCGGCGCTCTCCTCGCCGACATGGAGTTCGTTCAATTCCATCCGACGGCACTGCATTGGGAGGGAGCACCGCGCTTTCTCCTGAGCGAAGCCCTGCGGGGCGAAGGCGGCGTCTTGCGCAACCGCTTCGGCGAACGCTTCATGCCGCGATACCATGAGCAGGCTGAGTTGGCTCCGCGCGATGTCGTCGCGCGCGCCATTGTGAGCGAGCTACAGCGGACGCAAGCCGCGTGCGTCTATCTCGATCTCACGCATTTGCCGTCCCATTTCCTGCGCGAGCGGTTCCCACGCATCTACGAGACGTGCCGACGCTATGGCCTGGACCTGACGCGCGAATGGATCCCCGTCAGTCCAGCGGCGCACTACTTCATGGGTGGCGTGCGCACGGATCTGGACGGATGGACGGGGATCGCGGGCTTGTTCGCAGCCGGCGAGGTGAGCTGCACGGGCGTGCACGGCGCCAATCGCTTAGCCAGCAACTCGCTGCTCGAAGGCCTGGTCTTCGGCGCGCGCGCGGCTCGTCGCGCGCTGGCGACTCCACCTGCTTCGACACCGGCTCCCTTGACGTGGCCGGAGCTGAATCCTGAGGAGGCCGCCATAGATCGGGCGATCGCTGAGCGCATCCGAACGCTCATGTGGGAAGCCGTCGGCCTCATCCGCCACGGTGACGCGCTACGCTCGGCCATAAATGAATTGGAGCGATTGCGCATGACCGCGCCCACGCTCGCCGCACGCCATATCGCCACGGTCGCTTGGCTCGTCGCTCGCGCCGCTCTCTTCCGAGAAGAGAGTCGCGGCGCGCACTTCCGCGCCGATTTCCCTACTCCGGATGATGCTCATTGGCGCTGCCATTCCATCCAACACCGCGATCGCGGCATCTTCACTCATCCCATTGGAACGGAGGTCTTCTCGCAATGA